In Thermomonas paludicola, the following are encoded in one genomic region:
- a CDS encoding glycosyltransferase family 2 protein — protein MGNPTLSIILPAKNEAEGLRGTLPALRVAYPGAEIIVIDDGSTDDTVRVAREAGASVLSSPYSMGNGAAVKRGARAATGEVLVFMDADGQHGAEHIAALLARLDEGYDMVVGARSRDGQANLHRGLANAFYNRLASWMTGHRIMDLTSGFRAVRADKFKEFLHLLPNGFSYPTTSTMAFFRSAYPVAYVPIPVAKRVGNGSHIRPFKDGVRFLLIIFKIASLYSPLKLFAPTAAVFFLAGAGWYFWTFYQAGRFTNMSMLLLSAAVIIFLIGLVSEQITNLTYLKH, from the coding sequence ATGGGGAACCCGACACTCAGCATCATCCTGCCTGCCAAGAACGAGGCCGAGGGCCTGCGCGGCACCTTGCCTGCGCTGCGGGTGGCGTATCCGGGCGCGGAGATCATCGTCATCGACGACGGCTCCACCGACGACACCGTACGCGTCGCCCGCGAGGCCGGTGCCAGTGTCCTGTCCTCGCCGTACTCCATGGGCAACGGCGCCGCCGTCAAGCGGGGTGCCCGTGCCGCCACCGGCGAGGTGCTGGTGTTCATGGATGCCGACGGCCAGCATGGGGCCGAGCATATCGCCGCACTGCTGGCCCGGCTGGACGAGGGCTACGACATGGTAGTCGGGGCCCGCAGCCGGGACGGCCAGGCCAACCTGCACAGAGGGCTTGCGAACGCCTTCTACAACCGTCTGGCCAGCTGGATGACCGGGCATCGGATCATGGACTTGACCTCGGGCTTCCGCGCGGTTCGCGCCGACAAGTTCAAGGAGTTCCTGCACCTGCTGCCCAACGGCTTCAGCTATCCCACCACCAGCACCATGGCATTTTTCCGCAGCGCCTACCCGGTGGCCTACGTGCCCATCCCGGTGGCCAAGCGGGTGGGCAACGGCAGCCACATCCGCCCGTTCAAGGACGGCGTTCGCTTTTTGTTGATCATTTTCAAGATTGCCAGTTTGTACTCGCCCTTGAAGCTGTTTGCGCCGACGGCTGCCGTGTTCTTTCTCGCGGGAGCGGGCTGGTATTTCTGGACGTTCTACCAAGCCGGTCGGTTTACCAACATGAGCATGCTGCTGCTAAGCGCTGCGGTAATCATCTTTCTGATCGGCCTAGTTTCGGAACAGATCACGAATCTCACCTATCTAAAGCACTAG
- a CDS encoding glycosyltransferase, with amino-acid sequence MLAKVIRRATRAYADGYKLAEDARRIAGVPVNFLPSTRRIGLNKSSIPRDNPPYRLLFLGRWHPNKGVDLLLEALELLEDNDWQLIERIEIQGGGPLESLVRARVEVLRERGHPVEAGRFLTKPEAEKAIASSDWVLIPSRIESIPIVFSDAMKSRRPIIAMPVGDMPRLLSLHEVGHLASGVGAGEFAHALSTALHDRASRFERELQDASDCFSIEKNVVVKILQALPERWGGISV; translated from the coding sequence ATGCTAGCCAAGGTGATCAGGCGCGCAACTCGTGCCTATGCTGATGGGTACAAGTTAGCTGAAGATGCTCGGCGAATTGCAGGTGTCCCTGTCAATTTTCTGCCAAGCACACGGCGTATTGGGTTAAATAAGTCTTCGATTCCGCGCGATAACCCGCCTTATCGACTGCTTTTTCTCGGTCGTTGGCATCCAAACAAGGGTGTCGATCTGTTGCTTGAGGCGTTAGAATTGCTTGAGGATAACGATTGGCAATTAATCGAGAGGATCGAAATCCAAGGCGGTGGTCCTCTTGAGAGCCTTGTTCGCGCGCGCGTAGAGGTGCTTCGGGAGCGCGGGCATCCGGTCGAGGCAGGGAGATTTTTGACAAAACCAGAGGCTGAGAAGGCAATCGCGAGTTCAGACTGGGTTCTCATTCCGTCACGCATCGAAAGCATTCCTATCGTGTTCTCCGATGCAATGAAATCAAGACGGCCAATAATAGCAATGCCGGTTGGAGACATGCCTCGGTTGCTCTCCTTGCATGAAGTTGGGCACCTTGCTTCGGGTGTTGGCGCAGGCGAATTCGCACATGCCTTGAGTACGGCACTTCATGATAGAGCCTCGCGATTTGAACGTGAGCTGCAGGACGCCAGTGACTGCTTCAGTATCGAAAAGAATGTGGTTGTTAAGATTCTGCAGGCATTGCCTGAACGGTGGGGTGGTATCTCTGTATGA
- a CDS encoding class I SAM-dependent methyltransferase gives MRGYQYDFSKNHSEMYSDEGRIKKATTMRLVLAEVFGDRLQDLQVLSVGCSTGIIDSELAGAVGSVTGIDIDADAVRFAQETYVAKNLNFKVGDAMNIDFQDASFDAIICAQVYEHVPDPVRLMSEIERVLKPGGVCYFAATNRLNLIEQHYGLPFLSIIPVSWANHYLRILGRGQFYYERHMTYGELRRLVENFDVDDVTPRLLDNPGRYAVCYMFNGPRLAAARALRRLAYWLFPGYIWLLWKRQKR, from the coding sequence ATGCGCGGCTACCAATATGATTTCTCTAAAAACCATTCGGAAATGTATTCGGATGAGGGGCGTATCAAGAAAGCGACTACGATGCGCCTTGTCCTGGCCGAGGTCTTCGGGGACAGGCTCCAAGACTTACAGGTGCTTAGTGTGGGGTGCTCTACGGGGATTATCGATTCGGAGTTGGCTGGTGCGGTAGGATCCGTGACCGGGATTGATATTGATGCCGATGCGGTCAGGTTCGCTCAGGAGACCTATGTTGCCAAGAACTTGAATTTCAAAGTTGGCGACGCGATGAATATTGATTTCCAGGATGCGAGTTTTGATGCGATAATCTGCGCGCAAGTTTATGAGCATGTCCCGGATCCTGTGCGTCTGATGAGTGAGATAGAGCGGGTATTGAAGCCGGGGGGGGTGTGTTATTTCGCTGCGACCAACAGGCTCAATCTGATTGAGCAACACTATGGGCTTCCTTTCCTTTCAATAATTCCCGTCAGTTGGGCGAATCATTATCTACGGATACTTGGACGTGGGCAGTTTTATTATGAGCGGCACATGACTTACGGTGAGTTGCGTCGCCTAGTTGAAAACTTTGATGTGGATGATGTCACGCCGCGTCTGCTGGACAATCCGGGTCGCTACGCGGTGTGCTATATGTTTAATGGCCCCAGATTGGCGGCTGCCCGTGCATTGCGGCGACTGGCGTATTGGCTTTTTCCGGGATACATCTGGCTGCTTTGGAAGCGGCAGAAGCGTTGA
- a CDS encoding class I SAM-dependent methyltransferase, translating into MKPATEQAVKESPSLDTRLQSDWSLRQAEFGNVPQAVLLRNLPPQVNELIDKWHRSLLRWILAPLVNQSDKWVADLGCGYGRMAHEAVTLGIQNVIGLDYEYGFCKKFQIDYGLAIRGSIAKPPFANSSISAAYSITSLMYIGIEDAARGLELLDDSLKPGSCILLLEAGSEFNRISRCFLRKKKSQQLAVNGLTRADLRRIIPDSWRIVASGSNAGTTALLPFLLLCNRWHFAFGALSKLALWIDRPLKKDRDQRWRKLGLHRWVACEKAK; encoded by the coding sequence ATGAAGCCGGCAACGGAACAAGCCGTGAAAGAGTCACCATCATTGGACACTCGACTGCAATCAGACTGGTCCTTACGGCAAGCGGAATTCGGCAATGTGCCGCAAGCAGTTCTGTTGCGAAACTTGCCCCCCCAGGTGAATGAGTTGATCGACAAATGGCATCGATCTCTATTACGCTGGATACTTGCCCCACTTGTGAACCAATCTGATAAATGGGTCGCCGATCTCGGCTGCGGCTATGGGCGCATGGCACATGAAGCCGTCACCTTGGGAATCCAAAATGTCATAGGCCTCGACTACGAATATGGCTTCTGCAAGAAATTCCAGATCGACTATGGCCTAGCAATCCGCGGCTCGATTGCAAAGCCACCCTTTGCCAACTCCAGCATTTCTGCTGCCTATTCCATTACTTCGCTCATGTACATCGGAATAGAAGATGCAGCCCGGGGACTCGAGTTGCTCGATGACAGCTTAAAACCAGGCTCCTGTATTCTTTTGCTGGAAGCCGGATCGGAGTTCAACAGAATCTCTCGCTGTTTTCTACGAAAAAAGAAGTCGCAGCAGCTGGCCGTCAACGGACTAACACGGGCCGATCTTCGCCGGATAATCCCTGACTCCTGGCGGATCGTCGCCAGCGGGAGCAACGCAGGAACAACGGCACTCCTGCCTTTTCTTCTGCTTTGCAACCGCTGGCACTTCGCTTTCGGTGCGCTCTCAAAACTCGCATTATGGATAGATCGCCCACTCAAAAAAGATCGCGATCAGCGCTGGCGCAAACTAGGTCTGCATAGATGGGTGGCCTGCGAAAAAGCAAAATAA